A portion of the Bombina bombina isolate aBomBom1 chromosome 11, aBomBom1.pri, whole genome shotgun sequence genome contains these proteins:
- the LOC128642039 gene encoding sesquipedalian-1: MKLKVSSHLAISPPDKEGYLLKKGGRHTSYQKRWFWLRGNVLLYWERKGDQHPPCLILLEGSSVSLRHSRLEYAFSLYSVSRVYNMAAECQKELESWVRALLSASLGYTQALLIELKGQYLGLTGATGHTEDLDEVMWRADFRDLHHWLGKEIQELRKPNLINM; this comes from the coding sequence ATGAAGCTAAAGGTCAGTTCTCATCTGGCGATTTCGCCCCCCGATAAGGAAGGTTATCTCCTGAAGAAGGGGGGCCGTCACACATCATACCAGAAGCGCTGGTTTTGGTTGCGGGGAAATGTTCTTCTTTACTGGGAGCGGAAGGGAGACCAACATCCCCCTTGTCTTATCCTCCTAGAGGGAAGCTCCGTGTCTCTGCGACACTCCCGCCTGGAATACGCATTCTCTCTGTACTCTGTCTCTCGTGTCTACAATATGGCAGCTGAATGCCAGAAAGAGCTGGAATCATGGGTGCGTGCACTACTTAGTGCTAGCCTGGGTTATACTCAAGCACTCttgatagagttaaagggacagtacctagGTCTAACAGGGGCCACTGGACATACAGAAGACTTAGATGAAGTGATGTGGCGTGCAGACTTCAGAGATCTGCACCACTGGCTGGGGAAAGAAATACAGGAGCTGCGAAAACCAAACTTGATAAACATGTAA